The following DNA comes from Quercus robur chromosome 1, dhQueRobu3.1, whole genome shotgun sequence.
tgagggagcttcTTTGTGGCATGCACTACTGCCAGGATTGCTTTCTTCAACGGTAAGTATCGCACTTCGGCTTCATGTAGTGATTTACTCACGTAGTACACTGGTCGCTGTACCCCGTCGTCATCCCGTAttagtaccaggcttacagcatgAGGGGCTACGGCTATGTATGCAAACAgtacctcgtctgcctcagggctagacatgatgggtggtcgcgacaagtattccttaagttgctggaaggcccggacacaatcctccgaccattcaaacctcttccacttatttatcaagaggtagaaaggtcgacatcgatctgcagatcgtgatatgaaccggtttaatgctgcGATCATGCTAGTGAGCTTTTGTACTTCTTTTGGATTCTGAGGAACCTGTAGGCTGTTAATCGCTTTGATTTGGTCGGGCctcacttctattcccctgtgggttaccatatagcctAAGAATTTCCCAGATCCgaccccaaatgaacacttggaagcattaAGTCGCAActtgtgctcccttaagatagcaaAGATGATttcaaggtctttcacgtgGTCGGACAccattttactttttacaaCCATATTgtctatgtaaacctcaatAACTTTGCCTAGTTGTGGCTGGAatatcctggtcatcatcctttggtaggttgaccctgcgttctttagtccgaatggcatcaccttatagtgatagTTTCCGACGGGTGTCATGAACGCCGTCTTCTCCTGATCTTCTAATGCagggggtatctgatgatagccctggaaggcgtccaggaaactcattcgagggtggcctacagttgcatccaccaatcggtcGATTTGCGGTAAGGGGAATGGATCCTTCCGGCATGCCTTAtttaggtctgtgaagtctacgcagactCGCCACTTCCCCGTTTTCTTTCTTACCACTACCGTGTTTGCcagccattcggggtaaaagacctctttaatagcccctgctctttttAGTTTTGCCACTTTGTCTCTAACGGCACTAGCATGTTCCTTTGAGgggcgtcggggtggttgcttctttGGAATGGAAGATGGGTtaacgttcaggtggtgacaaataaggctaggatcaaccCCCGGGGCGTAGtaagcgtcccatgcaaacacatcgacaTTTCTTCTCAGAAATCCGACcagttcttctttttcttgagaaggtAACTCGGAGCTGACCTGGAAAAATCTCTCTGGGTCGTTGTCGAcgataaaattttctaaactttcacaccttatctcctcgacTGGCTCATTGTCTTGCCCTGCCGAggtggctggttgctataagttcCCAGAGGCCGAGGAGTCGGCATGGGACCGATGtgagatggcggccaccatacatTGCCTGGCCATGGCCTGATCTCCACGAATCTCTTCTACTTGGCCTCtagatgggtattttactttttggtgaagtgtggaggatacAGCTTCTAGGgcatggatccatggcctggctACTATCGCTGTGTAGGGTGAGTAGGCATCGACCACGATAaagttcacctccaccacctctgatccagtctgtatgggtagtctGATCTGCCCTTTTGGCGTAACAGTCTTCCCCTCGAAGCTGATAAAGGGagagtcataagctgtcaaatccTCCGGCCtcaggttcagccccttgtataaaTCAGGGTTCATTACCTCTATTGCGCTTCCTGGGTCTACCAACACCCTTCTCACATTGAACCCTCTGATTCTCAGTGTAACTACtaaggcatcgtcgtgaggttgaatagttcccctcttatcctcgtccgagaatcctagtatcaaagagcttccctttttagaccttttaggtTCCCTCTGCCTGTCCTCGGAGGGGAGTCGACCAACAGCCAGTACCCTGGAAGGAgatggcccagttcttcctggtgcggcGAAGATGACgtgtatcgtcccggtggggggtcttaatgACACATCCTTTCGAGGCTCTTGCATTGCCTGACCCAGATGGCCACTCGATGGGTGCAAAAGGCGACGTAACTTCTCTTCTCGAaccaactgatctaggtgattccacagattcctgcagtcctcagtggtatgcctatggtcctgatgatagtggtaGTACAGGTTTTGGTTACGTTTTGAAGGGTCTCCAGCCATTTTtctcggccatctgaagaagggttcgttccttactttctccagcactTGTTGTACTGGCTTCCTGAACATGGCATTTACCGTTTGCATGTTACTCTGTCCAGCCTATctcgaaaaatctctcctcggctggttatggttatatcgttccgacctgaaatcattcgctttggggggaatgatcttctcctttccctttccttgtagctgatcttcttccacccttttgtatTTGTCGATCCgatccatcaactgatgaacgttggcaactggtttaccagtgaaagatttccttaagccatgctcagtggggagaccgcttttgaatgtgctaatagcaacatcatcatggttcTCATCTAACTCGTTATACATCTtccaatatctatccgaataTGCTTTCAAGGTCTCTCCCTCGTGCATGGACAAGGACAATAGCGAACtgaggggtcgagggactctgctatttgtaataaagtgggagcagaaagcctgagtgagctgcttgtatgagcctatggaatttttcttcaggctgttgaaccacctcatcgccattggtcccaagctggatgggaatactttgcacattagggcttcattttgcgagtagatagccattttctggttaaactgactcacgtgctccaccgggtctgctcggccgttATAGATGGCGAACGCTGGTTGATTAAAGCGTCGAGACAACTTAGCCCCTTCAATTCTGTACATGAAAGGTGATCTTGAAATCTGGTCTAGCGCCCTATTCATAGCATCGTTTCCCGAacccttgctggatgggctctcatattTTCGTATAGGGCGTGGTTCCCtctcgtaagaaaaggtttcacttgggggggttCTCGACCTCCGTCGATAACTCGCGTCCTCCCCATTAAAGGACTCATCTGAGCTAGAGGGAGATCGCTTTCCCtgtacacgtcgtaacttccttttcaggtcatctatctctcgctgcatggcctgatgactatttcgcctctgggatacgtgactacctatctgggtgtgactctggctcgtctgGGTAGTATGCAcgcttccctcacgattccctcTACCGCCTGGGTTGGCGGAGTTATTTTGCCGCTGGGACTCAATGGGTTCTGTTTGTTGAGGGTTagcctggtgaggattctcctggtgtggacctagttttgccatgctcgaccgttgtgCTTACTGATACtttagttcttcccacagacgacaccaattgtagggacacgattttaaTTGACCCGGTCCTGGATgctcaggccttggcccaaaaggtcccacacaatgaatttttgtagagtgtgggctgAAGAACTTGGTTCCAGTTGACTTAAACGGTTCGTTGCATGGGCTCAGGAGATACAGAAACAAGAATGGAGAAAGCGGATGTGAAGGGGGGAATTTTATTCATGGGCATGCATTCGTACAATGAACCTTTTCTCCTCTGTTcctcctctcctttttttctccGTCCCTTCCTCTTGAAGGactcttacatattatataggccctcttttatcatctgggccttacacttgttgatcatccaaacccctacttgagcacctattccatcagacacccttaccagttctttgtgagttgcagtgaccaaggtagcactgttcaggggtcttctcttcattaatgcggccaggagagtagctgtggtgcatttaatgtggtggtgacagcctttgCTAGGATATTTTGggtctcctttctttttacgtgcTTGGAGTGAGGGCTACAGTAGCTGAGATGCACCTTTGACCTGGACTTTGgaacgtccgaggaggaattactcctcggacgtgtCTTCTTTGCTCCAGTGGGCCTGAGCAAGGATTCTGGACCgcgacgtctcctcggacagaatggtcctcggacgggcccggGCCCAGCCAACCTACTATTCTGGGTCGGTCCCCACAATAAGATTCTTATATTTGGTTTATTCCTAAAAATCTTAtagaaattatttattctttccaAAATATCCTTAAATTTAAAAGCACaatatcaagtttttttttttcttttttagtatcttcctataaattataaataaataatgagaaacaaaatacaaaCTATAAATCATGGTCAAAAACcttataactcaattggtaGGCACATCATGATATTTCTAACAGAGACATTTAGACTTCAAATCCCCATTTTCTCTAGCTatcaatttatcaaaataaaacattggcaattctattaaaataatagtcTAACAATTTATGAATTAcatgtataatacaaaaataattatttgaattatTGTGCTTCATAGCAATCACAACTAGGGCTATCCACAGGTCGAGTTTGTACCCAACCCAGACTCAATCTGACAAATTCGAGTGGATGAAAACGTAACCCAAAACCGACCCAGAAGATCTAGTTGGATCTACTAGTTCATGTCTCGTCAGTTTCAAGTTTTATTGGGTCAGTCTCGAGTTTTATCACCTAGGCCAATATCTCGTCGGTTGCAATGAGATTTGGTTGATATCTGGCCAAATCCATCGAGATCAGGCCAATATTTTGCCGGATTTGACGAGATCTGGCCTAGATTTTGTCAGATAAAAATGAGATCTCGCCGAATCTAGTCTGAAATACTTGAAAAATTGTTGGAAAGAGTAAATAGTTATGGGCGGGTTAGATTTCATGGGTTTTGAAAGCGGAAACTTGCAACCAACCCGCTGGGGTCAAGTTTAGAGATCTCCAAACTCGTGTCTGACCGCCGGAGTTGTCGGATTGGTTGGTGGCGAGTCAGGTATGGGCGAGTTGGGCGGGTGGGAGAGCCACTTGGATACCCCTAATCACAATCTCCTGTCttgtcaatataaatataaatataaatatatatatatatatatattagcatcCAAATCAAtcccaaacaaatatatatatatatatatattaattaaaaaaaagataataacatCTAAAATTatccatttattaaaaaaaaatgtaacatttTTGCAAATGTGGATACCCAGtacccacattttttttttaatatttattgagtGTAGCTTTGTAGGAATATAATTACcttgtgatttacaaattacAACTAAATATGAAGGGTCATGTTAATGGAAACCCTTaggacaattgttaataaattatattaggaaaattttaacacCACTTTCATGGGAAATATCAAAAGCTAAcagaaaaattaattgctttatcaatttcttataaaatatttctaaaaatagttacTAAACTAATACCCCTAGGCGGTGTGGGGAATGTTCTATGGCAAGAAGTGATGATGCCCTATGGAAGTTGTTGTGGAAATTACATATTCCTTCCAAAATAAAAGTCTTTGCTTGGCGTGCTTTGCATGATATCCTTCCTACCCGTGTGAACCTGATGCGTAGGAAAATAGTTGATGATGGGACTTGCCAGCTTTGTCAAAGAGAGAATGAAACGGTTCTCCACGTGCTATGGGAGTGTAGTGTGGCAAAGGATGTGTGGGCTGGGTGCTCGAGGGAGTTACAGAAGCATGTGAGTGGCCAGAACGATCTCGCTTTTTTGTTCGATGAGTTGCGGTAGAAGCTATCTGTGGAGGTCTTTGAACTTTTTGTGGTGCAATTGTGGTTGATCTGGTCACAGCGCAAAGCAATCATTCATGGAGGTGTTATGCAGGATCCAACAAAGCTGGGACAAAGAGCCAGAAAGTTTGTGGAGGAATATCGTCAAGCTCAAATCCACTTATCCATTCCAACAACAACGCCAAGCAGCAGCCATACGTGGAACCCACCACCTTGCAGACTTTTCAAACTTAATTTTGATGCCGCGGTTTTTAACGATATTAAGGCATCAGGTATTGGAGCGGTAATTCGAAATGACTTGGGAGAGATTATGGTGTCAATGTCTGCTAAAGGTCCTCAAGTTGTTGACAGCGAAGAAGCCGAAATTCTGGCGTGCCGCAGAGCATTAGAGATGGCTGTTGACTCGGGGTTCTCAGATTTAATAGTTGAAGGAGACAACGCCTCTGTCATGAAGAACATTGCTGGTCCGTGTCCAAGATTTTCTCGCTTTGGCCATTTGTATGAGGATATTCATTGTCTTGTTTCTAGTCTTCGCTCCAAGTCCATTCAATTTGTACGCCGTGAGGCAAATAGGGTGGCACACTCCTTAGCCAGATATGCTAGGAATTTAGATGATGACTTAATATGGATGGAGGACATCCCTCCATCTGTATTAGAAGCCTTGTACGTGGACTCTTCTTAATTTAGTCAATATATGAGcagttcattttcaaaaaaaaaaaaaaaaaaaaaaaagaaactaatacCCCTAGGCATCCGTTAACATTACCCATATGAGAATATTAGAAAATCTTTTAATATATGGTAGTCTTTTAAGATtccttaaaatattaaaatgttccCTAATATTCTCATATTTAGTTGTAAATAACATTAAGATCATACACTCATGTCACTTGACCATAAGAAACTTACCAGTTACCAGTCCATCACATTCACATTAGTTCGCCTTTCTTCAACTTTTTTTCTATCACTTTCCCTAGTTGGCATAAAATCTTCTTAGTTATTTccaatattaaattttcttagTTATTTCCAATATGAAGGGTCATATTAACAAGTGTCATTaggacaattgttaataaactatattggAAAAGTTTTAACACCACTTTCacgaaaaatataaaaagctgacaaaaaaattaattgctttatcaatttcttataaaatgtttctaaaaataattcctaaaTTAATACTCTTAGGGCATTCGTTAATATTTCCcatataaaaatattagaaaatctTTTAATATATGGTAATCTTTTAAGATtccttaaaatattaaaatgttccCTAATATTCTCATTTTTAGTTGTGAATAACAAGAAAATCATATACTCATGTCATTTGACCATAAGAAACTTACCAGTCCATCACATTCACATTAGTTTGCTTCCTCCAACTTTTTTTCTATCACTTTCCCTGGTTGGCATAAAATTTTCTTAGTTAATTCCAATatgaaatttttagatttatctTATTTGGGTTactttatatttcaaaaattaaaaaccccgTCATACATTACAGGGTGAGAAACATCTTACTGTTCCTTTGACCTGGAGGCCTTACAACAGcgagtttcaactttcaatgcCATACACTCttcaacacccccccccccccccccaaaaaaaaaaaaaaaaaaaaaaactctcaatgCCATACAGTAAAGCAacattcttttcccttttacggttttttttcaatttccttgaGACCAAAAAGCATATGGAGATGAATCAAATCAAAGCCAATGCGCTCTACAAGTTGCCTTAATTTGCCACTACATTTTGCTGATTATGTTAAACAGATACAGTAGTTCTCTTTCAAGAAAATGCATGATATGAGTAATGAGAATCCTGGTGCCTCTACAAACTGAGTTTCCCAAGAACTGATCTTGGTGCGTTATTTCTCACAGAAAGACAATATGCTGAGGAGATGAGGGTGGAAAAAACCAATCTGCTTGTTATAATTGGCTTTTTTCTCATCTGGGTGCCTCTCTTCAATGCTCAGCTACCAGGGCTTTCAACACGCTCCCTAGATGCGCTTCTTCAAGACAATGCTTTCGTGGCCTTCGGTGCTCACCCCAAAACAGGCATTCCTTATGAGAGCCACCACATTCCCAGTAATCTCAATGGAATTCAAGTTTCAGCTTTGAGGCTTAGGAGTGGTAGTTTGAGAACCAGAGGGGTTCATAGTTTCAAGGAGTTTCAGATCCCAGTTGGTGTTGCTGAGCAGCCTTATGTGGAGAGGCTTGCTTTGGTCTACCACAACCTCGGTAACTGGTCTAATTCTTTTTACCCTTTACCTGGTTTTTCATATTTAGCTCCTGTTCTTGGTCTCCTAGCCTATAATGCTTCTGATTTGTCTGCTTCAAATGTGCCTGAATTGAGTTTAAGAGCATCTGATAAGCCCATTTTGGTAAAGTTTCCAGATTTGAAATTAGGTCCTGATGGGTTGTCACCAAAGTGTGTGTATTTTGATTTACATGGTTCAGTGCAGTTTGACAATGTGTTGCCAGGGAATGTATGTTCAGCAATTCAAGAAGGACATTTCTCTGTAGTTGTAGAGTCTATTGCTCCTTCACCAGCTCCAGGTGTGGAGGTTGTTCCTCCTATTGCTGCTAAAACTGCTAAAAATGGTGGAAAGGACCAGTCTAAGGTGTGGAGAGTGTTTGGATCTTTACTTGGTGGGTTTATTCTATTGGGTCTATTGGGTTTATTGGCTGTGTGGTTGAGAAGGTTCAAACATGGGAAGAAGGTGCAGCAAATGGAATGCGTGGCAGATAGGGGTGAGACTTTGCAGATAACAACCTTTGGGAATGCCAAGGCTCCTTTGGCCATGGGAACTCGGACAAGACCAGTATTGGAGAATGAATATGTGCCTTAGATTAAACTCGCCAAagttttttgtttcttcattcATAGTTCAGTTCAGTTCAAGTATTCAATTctcatattctttctttttgaatatcaATCAGtttgatttctttgttttgatatCTAGATTAAATTCACAAAagttttttgtttcttcattcATAGTTCAGTTCAGATTctcatattctttctttttgaatatcaatcagtttgctttctttgttttgatatCTTGGTTGCTGTTGTACTTATTTATAACACATACAATGATGCCCATGAACCTCAATGGTATGATATACATACTTGTGTACTTGAACCCAGAAAGATTCAAAGACAATCAGGGTGTGGTTGTTTCCATCATTCAAAGGATAAAATAGGAGTTCCCAAATTACAAATACAGGACCATATTGATATTCTATTTGACTCTTCCATGTCATTTACATTTATTTCCCACTACCAAACAATCTCctaatttctctttcttccccTTTCACCTCAAATCTTCTGTCCTTTTAATGAAAACCTTTCTCACTACACCTAactacctaagaattttccctACCTAATGCAGCTGTGAGGGACGGGTTTGGGACTAAAGTTGTGTATTATTGTCTAGAAATTGAATTGGATGCAGCTGATGATGTGACTCAAATGCTCAACAACATAAAACAAAAGTTAACCTGCTGTCGAATACCAGATAGGGAAACTTTAAACTGTGATAACTCTGATGATAGACTACTGAATGTCAATTCAttcttcttttcaattttcttttacatgatTCTTCTTCTCCCTTATGCTGACTGCTGAGAAGGGGAATTTTACAATTTGTCATGAAACACCAATTTTATGTGACATTAATGGTATGGAATATAGAGACATACCATGAATTTACCAACTAGTCAACTATATCCATTTTCCTATGTCATTACTTTGTGCATCATGTCTAGGGCGATTCACCAATCGATTGAGGCTGGTTTCGTTTGTCCCGAGGAAAATTTTAGGCACCACATTGAATACGAAATAGAACCTGAAagacaaaatagaaagaaaaaaaaatcacaacttagaaacaaaaatgaaagaaatgaaaGGCACTAACAATTAACAAAACCTTAAAAGggtataatttataatttggcCATAGTTTTAAAGTATGCAAACAAACTTCCGCTTGATCAGCTAGGCCGAAACGAGGTCCACCGGACCACCTTTGATTATCAGATTTTATGAGCCCATCTTTAGCCTTTGTAATAAGGGCCTACTTACTACGAAGCCAGGccattttggcaaaaacaataTCTAATCTTGCTATTCTGTTTGTTACGAGTAAATGAATCATGTTAACGGGTGCTTTTAggacatttattaataaatcattttttaaaagttttgatatcatttttatgaaaaatataaaaagttgtcaagaaaaaatttaattactttttttttccccataaaaatttttaaaaataatttttaaactaataCCTAGGCCTGTCCACAGGTCAATTTTGGACCCAACCCGAACTCGACCCGTCGACGTCGGGTAGAGTGTGAAAGAACCCGAAATCGACCGCTGGCATCAATTGGTCAAGTCGGTTTCGGGTGAGGGTGAGTGTTGATCAATAGCCGGAATCTGCAAAAATGTCGTCGGAATTTGCATTCTTTTGCCGGAATCTACATTTTTTCGTCGGAATCTACAAA
Coding sequences within:
- the LOC126690834 gene encoding uncharacterized protein LOC126690834 is translated as MQEPRKDVSLRPPTGTIHVIFAAPGRTGPSPSRVLAVGRLPSEDRQREPKRVLVDPGSAIEVMNPDLYKGLNLRPEDLTAYDSPFISFEGKTVTPKGQIRLPIQTGSEVVEVNFIVVDAYSPYTAIVARPWIHALEAVSSTLHQKVKYPSRGQVEEIRGDQAMARQCMVAAISHRSHADSSASGNL
- the LOC126691022 gene encoding uncharacterized protein LOC126691022, with product MRVEKTNLLVIIGFFLIWVPLFNAQLPGLSTRSLDALLQDNAFVAFGAHPKTGIPYESHHIPSNLNGIQVSALRLRSGSLRTRGVHSFKEFQIPVGVAEQPYVERLALVYHNLGNWSNSFYPLPGFSYLAPVLGLLAYNASDLSASNVPELSLRASDKPILVKFPDLKLGPDGLSPKCVYFDLHGSVQFDNVLPGNVCSAIQEGHFSVVVESIAPSPAPGVEVVPPIAAKTAKNGGKDQSKVWRVFGSLLGGFILLGLLGLLAVWLRRFKHGKKVQQMECVADRGETLQITTFGNAKAPLAMGTRTRPVLENEYVP